The nucleotide window CTAAAGGAATCTTGAGCCCCCAGCTTGAGGGTCATTTAACACCCCCTCGGCCAGAATGAAGCGCGAGGATGGGGTGTATGGACAGCTGGATTTGGGGACTATTTCTGATGGCGCTGTTCGCCCTGCTCAATTGGTCGGGCTCGAGGCACCGCTGAGTACGCCGGTGGTCGATAGCCAGTCAAGGTGTCGCCTACAGCACAAGGCGCAGGCATACGCCACACACTACCCCTCTTCCCTGCCCTTGCCCTCGCGCCGCCCACGGAAAACCAGCTTGAAGGGGATCTCCTTGATGCCCAGGTCCTCGCCGATCTTGTTGCGCAAATAACCCTCGAAGGCGCGGGTGACGAACTCGGGGTAATTGACGAAGAAGACGAAGGTAGGCGGGGCGACTTCGGGCTGGGTGAGGAAGAAGATCTTCAGCGGCTTGCCCTTGAAGTTGGGCAGGGCCACATTCGCCGTCCACAGCGAGAGGAAGCGGTTGAGCTCGGCGGTCTCGCGGCGCTCGCGGGCCAGGGCATATAGTCGCGCGGCTTCGGAGAAGAGCTTGTGCAAGTTCTGCTTGGTCACGGCGGAGACGAACACCCGGGGAAGGTGCTCGAGGTGGGCGAGCTTGAGCTTGAGGTCGGCCCGTACCCGGCGGGCCTCCTCCTTCGCCACCAGGTCCCACTTGGTGATGGTGAGGATTAGCGGCTTCCCGGCGTCCAAAGCCTCGTTGGCCAGCTTGAGCTCACGCTCGCCGACTTCGAAGGGATCGATCACCAGCAGCACCACGTCGGCCTCGAGGATAGCGTTGTGGGCACGGCTGATGGCGATCTCCTCCACCAGCGTCTCGGGGCGCTTGCGAATCCCAGCGGTGTCCACCAGCAAAAAGCGGTTGCCGCCATAGTCGAACTCCACGTCGATGACGTCGCGGGTGGTGCCGGGCTGGTCGCTCACGATGACCCGCTCCTCCCCCAGGATGGCGTTGAGCAGGCTGCTCTTGCCCGCATTGGGCCGCCCTACGATGGCGATGCGGATGGGCACCACCTCACCCTCGCTCTCCTCCTGGCGCACCGGCAGCCTCGCCCAGATGGCCTCAATGAGCTCCTCGAGGCCCCGCGCATGCGCACTGCTGGTGGGAATGGGCTCGCCAAAGCCCAAAGCGTAGAGGTCGCCCAGGTAGTGCTCGTGCTTGGGGTCGTCCACCTTGGTCGCGACGACGAGCACGTTCTTGTGAGCCCGGCGCAAGAACTCGGCGACCTCGAGGTCGGCGGTCGCCAGCTCCGAGCGCCCGTCCACCGTGAAGAGCACCAAGTCGGCAGTCTTCAGGGCCTGCTCGACCTTTTCCTTGATCTTGTGCTCCCACACGTCGCTCGACCACATGCCCCCGCTGTCGATGAGCAGGAAGCGGCCCTTTTCGGTCTCGACCACGTGCTCCTTGAGGTCGCGGGTCACGCCGGGGGTATCGGCCACCACCGCCGTCCGCTTACCCACCAGGCGGTTGAAGAGGCTGGATTTGCCAACGTTGGGCCTACCAACGATAAGTACGCGATACATAGCAATCCAGTTTATAGGCTGCGCGAGAGCACTGCCAGCAAGGGTACGCAGCCTATGCTCGACCCCAGGTAGGACTCGAGGCCACCGGGAGGATTGGCCGCACGGCTGCACTCGAGCACCCCACCGTCGGTGGCGTGAAAGTCGTCCAAGCTCACGACCCCGTCAACTGCCCTGACCAAACCCTAACGGGTTCTGGTCAGAGCTTGCAGTGAAGGGCCATCCGGCCCCCGGCGATGCCGGTACTCAGGGGCTATTCCTCCTCACCCAAACTCCCGTTTGGTCGGGGTCTCTCGCCCCAGACCCCAACCTGATGAAGCGGACCGATGCAGGCTGTGGGTTTGGAGCCTACGGCGCCTTGACCACGGCCTGTACCGTCAGGGATTTGTTGCCCTCGAGCGCGAATACCAGCGGCACCTGCTCCCCTGCCCTGAGGGTGCGCTTGACCCCCAGGAGCATGATGTGCTTTCCGCCGGGTTTGAACTCGAGCCTGCCCCCGGCGGGCACGATCACCTCCCGGAGGGGTGCCATGGTGGTCTCGCCGTGCCC belongs to Calidithermus timidus DSM 17022 and includes:
- the der gene encoding ribosome biogenesis GTPase Der yields the protein MYRVLIVGRPNVGKSSLFNRLVGKRTAVVADTPGVTRDLKEHVVETEKGRFLLIDSGGMWSSDVWEHKIKEKVEQALKTADLVLFTVDGRSELATADLEVAEFLRRAHKNVLVVATKVDDPKHEHYLGDLYALGFGEPIPTSSAHARGLEELIEAIWARLPVRQEESEGEVVPIRIAIVGRPNAGKSSLLNAILGEERVIVSDQPGTTRDVIDVEFDYGGNRFLLVDTAGIRKRPETLVEEIAISRAHNAILEADVVLLVIDPFEVGERELKLANEALDAGKPLILTITKWDLVAKEEARRVRADLKLKLAHLEHLPRVFVSAVTKQNLHKLFSEAARLYALARERRETAELNRFLSLWTANVALPNFKGKPLKIFFLTQPEVAPPTFVFFVNYPEFVTRAFEGYLRNKIGEDLGIKEIPFKLVFRGRREGKGREEG